The Nitrospira sp. genome includes the window CCAAGGCCAGAGCGGAAACGACCGTTGCGGAAGCGGGAGCGCAGTAAACCGGTGAAAATCGAAGTACGTGGGCTCACCAAAAAATTCGGATCCGGAACAGCCGTCGGCAATGTCTCGTTCGTGGTGCATGAAGGCGAACTGCTCGGCTTGCTCGGGCCCAGCGGCAGCGGAAAGACCACGGTGTTGCGGTTGATTGCCGGTCTGGAAGTGCCGACTTCGGGCGACATCTTCATCGACGGGAAGCGCGTCAACGACCTCACCGTGCAGGAACGGAACATCGGCTTCGTGTTCCAACATTACGCCCTCTTCAAACACCTGACCGTTTTCGACAATATTGCTTTCGGGCTCAAGATCAAAAAGTGGAACCGGAAAGAGATCGAACAACGGGTGCTGGAACTCCTCTCCTTGATGAGCTTGGACGGACTGGGCGGCCGCTACCCGCACCAGCTCTCCGGCGGGCAACGGCAGCGCGTCGCCATCGCCCGTGCTCTCGCGCCACGCCCCTCCGTGTTGTTGATGGATGAACCGTTCGGCGCGGTCGATGCGAAGGTCCGGCAGGAGTTGCGCGAGTGGCTCATCCGCCTGCATACGGACTTGAACGTCACCAGTCTCTTCGTGACCCACGATCAGGAAGAGGCGATGGAAGTCTCCGGGCGTATCATCGTCTTCTCCAAAGGCAAGCTGGAGCAAGCCGGCTCACCCGCAGATGTGTACGAGGAACCGGCCACGGAATTCGTGGCGCGTTTTATCGGGTCGATGAACATCGTGGAAGGGATT containing:
- a CDS encoding ABC transporter ATP-binding protein; amino-acid sequence: MKIEVRGLTKKFGSGTAVGNVSFVVHEGELLGLLGPSGSGKTTVLRLIAGLEVPTSGDIFIDGKRVNDLTVQERNIGFVFQHYALFKHLTVFDNIAFGLKIKKWNRKEIEQRVLELLSLMSLDGLGGRYPHQLSGGQRQRVAIARALAPRPSVLLMDEPFGAVDAKVRQELREWLIRLHTDLNVTSLFVTHDQEEAMEVSGRIIVFSKGKLEQAGSPADVYEEPATEFVARFIGSMNIVEGIVRRNQVQVGSLEFPAPGFSEGQKLQVGFRPYYVKVAEDATRYRQQAKLRHIYFLGVAYRLEIETADGLILRSRMNKEEFRRCNFTVGQAVSFAVTHFRILPQEGAGPSIEATPGSPITGPLTP